Genomic DNA from Oncorhynchus tshawytscha isolate Ot180627B linkage group LG04, Otsh_v2.0, whole genome shotgun sequence:
TGTAATAACATTAGCCATACTGGTGACTATACCTCCACTATGAAAAATATGCAATTTCAAGTCTTGAATTCAAAACTTTTGCATGACTAAATATAGGCTTGGTATTTGCGTTGCGACTTCTGAAGttgtaataacaataatataacAAACACTCTTACTTCCTCTAACATCATTGTCCAGCGTCACAAAATACACACGACACAATACAAACAGATGGCTGGGTGTCCGGAAACCTGTGTAGGAAACCATGTCATGGCCCTGTGGGTGGGCTCTGACTAAACCTTCTAGAATGGTCATTTTACTGGGGGATAGGTTGTCTACCGCTGGGAGGTTATGCATTGGTAGGTAGCATGTATGTATGTGGCGTACAGTGACCGCCTTAACTTCAGCGCCTATGCCGAACCACCGGTTTCATACAAAATAGAATTTGGAAGCGtgaaaagagagtgtgtgtgcgagtgcaTGTGGGTATGCTTCTCACACTGACGCTGTGTTGCTGCAGCTGTGCTTGTTCAGAGTTGATCCACTGTGGAGACTGAATAGGCACAAGGAGCTAATCAAGACCTGCATGGACAAAGGCCCTCAGTTGACTCTATAATGCCACAGAGCAGCATCAAGTATTACCAGCAGAGTAACACAGTATCAACCATCTGCTATATAATAATACTAACTGGGAATGGCCCAAGAGTTTGGTGCAAATACTTGTTGGCCCACAAATCCAGTGATACGGTTGGTTACTACGGACAAAGGTAGGTGTAGGGTTTCTTACTGGAATAAATATGAAGAATAGTTTATTGTTATAGAAGAGTTGCCAAGTGATATGATTAATGCTAATATTTGTCCAGGTCAATGTTGGGGAAATTTGCaataatacatttattttctGTCACTGTTATTTCCTGAAGAGATGAAAGATGAACTTGACCGGTTGACCAATGAGATCAAAAGCGATGCCAACTCTGTGCGAGTTAAGCTTAAATGTAAGTTTAACACCACGATGtacattacatttaaaaaaatatttgttgttgtcattttgtCATTGATATGACTGGATCAAATGCCTCATCCCAAATACTGCTAGATGTAGAGAGGTAGATCTGGGGTATTTGTCAGATGTGATGTTATAGCTACTGTAATCACTGTTCTTCCTGTTCTCTGTAGCTATGGAGCAGAGCCTGCCCAAGGATGATGTTTCTAACAGGGCCTCGGTTGATTTCCGCATTCAGAAAACCCAGGTCAGGAAACAGCCTTCCCGGGACTCATTCCTCACATTTGCGACTGCTGACATGTTCTTACAGGTTGTGGTTAAGAACAGAGCTTGACAAGAGATACTCGGAGTCTAACTTAGAAGCCTGTATACAAAGTTGACCATGTTTTGTTGTGATGTTTGCTGCTATGTTTTGATGCAGCTGTTTGACATCTTAACCATTTCAAAAGTTTACTGAGTCTTTATCCACTTGACTTTTTTCCAGTGGTTGGAACTCTCATTCGTCTCTCCTCAGCTTATGTTTTCTCTAACCCCACAGCACACGGTGCTCTCCAGGAAGTTTGTGGAAGTCATGAGTCAGTACAACAAGACTCAAGTGTCGTTTAGGGAGAGAAGCAAAGGAAGGATCCAGAGACAGCTGGAGATAAGTGAGTGACAAACTGGGCCAGCAGCAGAGCAGACAGGAACATGGAAAGGAGTCCGACCACACCTAGGAGCTTTTCTCTCCCACCGTGATAACACATAGGCTACACTGCTCACAattaccaacaacaaaaaaatcctcaTTATTGCCTATTTTCATTGTGGATAAGTCAGGTTGTTTTCCGGCTTCTTGACCTGGCACTGTATGTTATTATCTATAGTTGTGGCATGGACAATGTGGCAATTAGACCTATTAAACTACGGCTACGGAAAATACGGGATGACAGTTAAGTGTTTGGCTTGAGATACCAAAGAGACTTGCTATAACAAAACCATATGGCAGACACCCATATATTGTTCGTATAGAGTATTTGTTTAGAATGAGAATAATTGATGATGACAGAAATAGCCGTAGCCCCTCCAGTCCCTTAGGATAGTCTTAATGAGGCTCTCTACTACAGCACACTccagaaggaagagaggagtctTACACAGGACACATacacctctctgtgttagtgttgCCAAGGAAACAGGGCTCAGAAGCCTGCAACACTCCTTTACAACTGTCTTTAGAAGAGCTGGTCACATGACCAGTTGTGGGCTCATGGCTGTGCTGTATagtcatttttatttcacctttatttaactaggcaagtcagttaagaacaaattcttattttcaatgacagcctagggacagtgggttaactgccttgttcagggtcagaacgacagatttttacctcaacTCGGGGatttaatcttgcaacctttcggttactagttcaactctctacccactaggctacctgccactgtTAATCATGAGTAATCATAGGTTATATACATTCACTGGGGTGGAAGGGATAATGTACATGATCCCAGGTCTGTAAGTTACAGTGGGTTTGATCATGTTAGGCAGTGAGGGTTGAGTCTCTCTAAGGAATAGCCTAGATCATAACACTGTGGTTGTGGCTACAGAGACTATTCTCCCCgcggaatggaggagagagaacacattTATTTGTTTTAGCACCTGTTTGGTAAAAGTATTTTCTTTCCTGGTTCTAGCTGGGAGAGTGACTAGCAATGAGGAACTGGAGGACATGCTGGAGAGTGGCAACCCATCCATTTTCACATCTGATGTAAGTTATCATAATAATAGTGAAGCTGgatgagctggttgagagaatgccaagagtgtgcaaagctgtcatttttctttgattttatttcacctttatttaactaggtaggccagttgagaacaagttctcatttacaactgcgacctggccaagattaagcaaagcagtgcgacaaaaacaacaacacagagttacacataaacgtacagtcaataacacaatataaaaaatatataaaaaatatatgtacagcgTGTGCAAATGTAAAAGAGTAAAGAGATAAGGCAATGAAAAGgtcatagaggcgaaataattgcaatttagcattaacactggagtgatagatgtgcagatgaagatgtgcaagtagagatactggggtgcaaaagagcaagagagtaagtaataatatgaggatgaggtagctGGGTGTGctgtttacagattggctgtgtacaggtacagtgaccggtaagctgctctgacagctgatgcttaaagttagagagggagatataagactctccagcttcagtgatttttgaaattcgttaaagtcattggcagcagagaactggaaggaaaggtggccaaaggaggtgttggctttggggatgaccagtgaaatataccttctggagtgcgtgctacgggtgggtgttgctgtggtgaccagtgagctgagataaggcggggctttacctagcaaagacttaaaggggtggcagggtagcctagtggttagagtgttgggctagtaactggaaggttgcaagttcaaatccccgagctgacaaggtacaaatctgtcgttctgcccctgaacaggcaggtaacccactgttcctaggccgtcattgaaaataagaatttgttcttaactgacttgcctagttaaataaagataaaataaatagatGTCCTGGAGCCAGTTAGTTTGTcgatgaatatgtagtgagggccagccaacgagagcatacaggtcgcagtggtgggtagtatatggggctttggagacaaaacggatggcactgtgatagactacatccagtttgctgagtagagtgttgggggctattttgtaaatgacatcgctgaagtcaaggatcggtagggtagtcagttttacgagggtatgtttggcagcatgaatgaaggaggctttgttgtgaatcaagtcaaagggtggctactttgaagaatctcaaatataaaatatattttgatttgtttaacacttttttggttactacatgattccatatgttatttcatagttttgattattattctacaatgtagaaaatagtaaaaataaagaaaaacccttgaatgagtaggtgtgtccaaacttttgactggtactgtatgtatttgaaTTAAATAGACTGTCTTACTGGCTGTCTTCCTGTCGTccacttcctctctcagatcatCTCTGACTCTCAGGTCACGCGGCAGGCCTTGAATGAGATTGTGTCACGGCACCAGGATATCATCCGCCTGGAGTCCAGCATCAAGGAGCTCCATGCCATGTTTATGGACATGGCCATGCTGGTGGAGAATCAGGTACTGTAGTGCAGTACTGTAATGGTGTCTTGAATATGATTAGTTCTGTTTTTAGTCAAACCCTATGGAACTCATGTGGTGCTGTTTAAAAGGGGGATATGGTCAACAACATAGAGAACAACGTCTCCAATGCAGCTGAATACATAGGCCGTGCCAAAGAGGAGACCAAAAAAGCTGTGAGATACCAGAAAAAATCCCGGAGGGTAAGTCTCCTCTTCCCCAAACTAAAGGTCACATGGTGCATCTGCTAATAATACTGGATAATACTGCTCAAGTTCGACTCTTTTAACTACTGCAACAGTTCTGAATGTTTTGGTCGTAAGAATAATATTATTTCAGTATCATATACTGATACCATTCTAAATGCCAGACAGAATGTTTAAATGCCATATCAAATGTCTAAATTGAATGTCAAAATGCCTCACTATTGCTAATGGGCAGTCATTTACATTGTTCGTTACCTGACTAAAATCACTGTAGTGTGTTTTGGGTCACGCATTATTAACCTAACCACTTTGTTTCTGTTCTTGGCAGAAACTCATCCTCCTTGCCTTTGCTCTATTGATCCTGCTTGCTGTCATTGCACTAATTGTTGGTCTGTCTGTTGGACTAACCAAATCCCCTATATGAGCCCTGTCCTGCTATCTGTCTGGGGTAACTACTACTGTGCATTTTATCATGATCAACATAACATTCAACACCAATTCCTTCCATTCACATCCCGACGCCGGCGGGTTTTTGACTTCTAACCCtttttaaacattgtgtgtttgagCTTCAGACTTCTGCGTCGTACCATTGCATGTGTCTATTTCTTCTCCATCTGTTGGTTAACGGGGgctgagctagagcggtgtttgtgagATAAGGGCGGATCACGAAGGGGGCCGGGGCTGGGTGTTTTTACAAAAACGTCTGTAGACTGAATTGTTTGAGTTACAAACTATGAAAAGCTGCTCTACGATGCTCACTAGCTACACAAGAGTCGTTAgaaggtaaggggttcttctGCATAGAAGATCACAGGAAATCCAAGGACGTAGTGTCTATAATACTATAAGatcacatagttgctgtcacaatCTCCAAACTCCACACGGGTGTCACTGAATAGTTGGATATTCATTTACCACTAAAAAAGCTATTTCTGTACTTATAGCATTCATATACATTTCATTTTTATCGGGGGTTTTGCTTGGGAAGACTTTTTTTTAttgacatttgtcaataaaacCCATGAATTTAACTGTTCATGTcaagttgttttgttttttacttgTATCCCTGGTTGTCCTGGTAAAACACTTCACtgtgaggctaaatataagggctggacatgcagatagATGAAAAGCTGATTTTTGCTGGGCTCTTGGGAGTAATAGGGTTAACACATTGAGGTACTGTTCTTGATAGTGGTTGATATAGCAGTCCAGTTTTGATTTAGAGAATCTCAGAATTTGAGAATCACAGTAATGGATAAATTGCCAAGTTAGGTTCATAGTAACTACATTCAAATAGATGAACACAGACGCAATTATGTCGGTTAAATTTGGTCATTTTGGTTTGTTATGTACTAAATGAACAGTGAACCAAATGTATCTTCCTCTCTCACAGAAATTGTTCTGGCTTGCCATTTGTGTGGCACTGGCTCTCCTCATAGTCATCATTATAGCAACAATATTTGACTGACCATTGAGAGGCCCCACTGTTCAGAACAGCAGAGGAGTCTACAGCAGTTTCTCACACCTTTGGGGCCAAGTTCCAGTCATCAAACCCTGCTCAATGTTCAACTCCTCCTCCAACACCAAGACAGGCATTTCACTTCTCAGAGGACAATAGATCCAGCTGTATCCACCATGTTATTACAATATTACACCTCTTGACTCCATATAATGGCTGAGTCAGTGGCCTTGGCTTACACAACTTCACAGAAGCCCCAGGGCTCCTAGGAAAACACTCCCTCTTGCTGCAATAATACAGGGTAGCCTTTTTTACTGTCTGTGCAAGTAACTACAATGAAGTCTCTACAGGACTGCCATAGGCTACATGTCAACAATGACTACCATTGCAaactacatagacacacagactcaCCTCTACTGCTGCCATAAAGGCTAATAACACGTTACATGGTAAGTAGAGAGATGTCACTTTCAAACTTTACTGAGCAGAATGATTTTTATCTACACCATAATTTAGACGCTTTAAAGCAATTCATTTCTAACTGTTAAAATATAACTTCAGTTTATGTGATTTTGTGCAATTTAGTGTAACGACCAGAACAAGATGATTTCATACAACTTAggtgtaatgtttttttttctccttgtGATGATCATGACTAAATGTGCCTTAAGAGAACCGAACACGATAATACTTATTAAGTGTACTAAATAACACACTCCCAATGAAAACTTTGATTGGAAACCATTTCACTGTTGGGATGAAATGTTTGTGTCT
This window encodes:
- the stx2b gene encoding syntaxin-2 isoform X1, producing MKDRLGELTESRTQAEEDVRVTVDSDGFMEGFFRRVEEVRGLIDKISSEVEEVRKNHSMILSAPNTNEKMKDELDRLTNEIKSDANSVRVKLKSMEQSLPKDDVSNRASVDFRIQKTQHTVLSRKFVEVMSQYNKTQVSFRERSKGRIQRQLEITGRVTSNEELEDMLESGNPSIFTSDIISDSQVTRQALNEIVSRHQDIIRLESSIKELHAMFMDMAMLVENQGDMVNNIENNVSNAAEYIGRAKEETKKAVRYQKKSRRKLILLAFALLILLAVIALIVGLSVGLTKSPI
- the stx2b gene encoding syntaxin-2 isoform X3, which gives rise to MAQEFGANTCWPTNPVIRLVTTDKEMKDELDRLTNEIKSDANSVRVKLKSMEQSLPKDDVSNRASVDFRIQKTQHTVLSRKFVEVMSQYNKTQVSFRERSKGRIQRQLEITGRVTSNEELEDMLESGNPSIFTSDIISDSQVTRQALNEIVSRHQDIIRLESSIKELHAMFMDMAMLVENQGDMVNNIENNVSNAAEYIGRAKEETKKAVRYQKKSRRKLILLAFALLILLAVIALIVGLSVGLTKSPI
- the stx2b gene encoding syntaxin-2 isoform X2, with the translated sequence MKDRLGELTESRTQAEEDVRVTVDSDGFMEGFFRRVEEVRGLIDKISSEVEEVRKNHSMILSAPNTNEKMKDELDRLTNEIKSDANSVRVKLKSMEQSLPKDDVSNRASVDFRIQKTQHTVLSRKFVEVMSQYNKTQVSFRERSKGRIQRQLEITGRVTSNEELEDMLESGNPSIFTSDIISDSQVTRQALNEIVSRHQDIIRLESSIKELHAMFMDMAMLVENQGDMVNNIENNVSNAAEYIGRAKEETKKAVRYQKKSRRKLFWLAICVALALLIVIIIATIFD